One Alkaliphilus sp. B6464 genomic window carries:
- a CDS encoding transglutaminase-like domain-containing protein yields the protein METYLKPTKLLDFNTPDIEHLIKKRKWNYLNQEEKIALAYDFVRNEIKFGYNSGDDISASEVLRDGYGQCNTKSTLLMALLRALGIPCRIHGFFIDKRMQKGALTGITYLFAPKKIVHAWTEVYFNNQWIALEGVIIDDKYLDQVRNKLCNVNDGYIGYGISVKDKKKISLCWKGESTYIQSFSIMEDLGLFNSPDDFFIQYNNTNNKIKSLLFNILRKRINKRLDLIRSDR from the coding sequence ATGGAAACATATTTAAAACCAACAAAACTATTAGACTTTAATACTCCAGATATTGAGCATTTAATAAAAAAAAGAAAATGGAATTATTTAAACCAGGAAGAAAAGATTGCGCTAGCATATGATTTTGTAAGAAATGAAATTAAATTTGGCTATAATAGTGGAGATGATATATCTGCCTCTGAAGTATTAAGAGATGGATATGGGCAATGTAATACAAAGAGTACTTTATTAATGGCATTGCTGAGGGCTTTAGGTATCCCATGTAGAATTCATGGTTTCTTTATTGATAAAAGGATGCAGAAAGGTGCATTAACAGGAATTACTTATTTATTTGCTCCTAAAAAGATTGTTCATGCTTGGACTGAAGTATATTTTAATAATCAGTGGATAGCTTTGGAAGGCGTTATTATTGACGATAAATATCTTGATCAAGTAAGAAATAAACTTTGTAATGTTAATGATGGATATATAGGATATGGTATTTCTGTAAAGGATAAAAAAAAGATAAGTCTTTGTTGGAAAGGAGAAAGCACATATATTCAAAGCTTTTCTATTATGGAGGATTTAGGCTTATTCAATAGCCCTGATGACTTTTTTATCCAATATAACAATACTAATAACAAAATTAAAAGTCTCTTATTTAACATTTTACGAAAAAGAATAAATAAAAGATTAGATTTAATTAGAAGTGATAGATAA
- a CDS encoding helix-turn-helix domain-containing protein: MIHNSNEKLVLFDAEDHITFLTNKVDTDYHSHNYIQITIGLDKLRLSSDKAFAPNSKLCKCPAGISRNCKSSDKNFKIYTEKNEFYTKGVILNSNTSHKLYGYNEWQLYLLINPESVFGETLRLKFLQEKEIYVLEEEDIDKIILLDIQSVPRIISSEEYSKFIKGLKEVLNIPIYNSDCKIDTRIQEILSYIETYPLDKLSVKDLSNGIFLSESRLSHLFKKEIGISLSSYILHEKLRKAFHLIFKGLSITDAAIEAGFSSSSHFTNSARDKLGMTPSAIIKNSRYLQV, from the coding sequence TTGATTCATAATTCTAATGAAAAATTAGTTTTATTTGATGCCGAAGATCATATTACATTTCTTACAAATAAAGTGGATACTGATTATCATAGTCACAACTATATTCAGATTACAATTGGGTTAGATAAACTAAGGCTCAGTTCAGATAAAGCTTTTGCCCCCAACTCAAAGTTGTGTAAGTGCCCTGCGGGTATATCTAGGAATTGTAAGTCATCAGATAAAAATTTTAAAATTTATACAGAGAAAAATGAGTTTTATACAAAAGGAGTTATTCTGAATTCCAATACTAGTCATAAGTTATATGGTTATAATGAGTGGCAATTATATTTATTAATTAATCCAGAATCTGTTTTTGGAGAAACATTAAGATTAAAATTTTTACAAGAAAAAGAAATCTATGTTTTAGAAGAAGAAGATATAGATAAAATTATTTTACTAGATATTCAGTCAGTACCAAGAATTATTAGTTCGGAAGAATATAGTAAATTTATAAAAGGACTAAAAGAAGTTTTAAACATACCAATTTATAATTCAGATTGCAAGATAGATACTCGTATACAAGAGATTTTAAGCTATATAGAAACCTACCCTTTAGATAAGTTATCTGTTAAAGACCTAAGCAATGGGATTTTTTTATCAGAGAGTAGATTATCCCATTTATTTAAGAAAGAAATTGGTATATCTTTATCTAGCTATATACTTCATGAAAAATTAAGAAAAGCCTTTCATTTGATATTTAAAGGGTTAAGTATTACTGATGCAGCTATTGAAGCTGGATTTAGCAGTTCTTCTCATTTTACGAATAGTGCTCGTGATAAACTGGGAATGACTCCTAGCGCAATTATAAAAAACAGCAGATATTTGCAAGTATGA
- a CDS encoding 3'-5' exoribonuclease YhaM family protein, translating to MSIKQLKDINKSYISQTFETTVLMSDIKVKASKNGKRYADLIIQDSSKAMEAKYWDYEENEEFINSLSPEDAINIKAVVGEYQGQIQITIKQIEKANMDNVNIGDLIPTSNWGIDSMKNGLDFFYEKVKSSHMKKLIDRMIFSSDYFKKFSTHPAARQVHHNFYHGLLQHTLEVLKFGYTVATTKKLSERQIERLIVMTMLHDWAKIIEYKALPSVGFTEEGTMLGHIFLGAHTTLNVINEIEDFDQDDKLIILNGILSHHGHLEFGSPVLPKTVEAQILHQADKMSGDIESIMSFMTDQENEEDTFTTKLWNMGTDYYKKGMK from the coding sequence ATGAGTATAAAACAATTAAAGGATATTAATAAAAGTTATATAAGTCAAACCTTTGAAACTACAGTTCTAATGAGTGATATAAAGGTTAAGGCATCAAAAAATGGAAAGCGGTATGCTGACCTTATAATACAGGATTCTTCTAAAGCTATGGAAGCAAAATATTGGGATTATGAAGAAAATGAAGAGTTTATAAATTCACTATCCCCAGAAGATGCTATCAATATAAAAGCTGTTGTAGGAGAGTATCAAGGTCAAATTCAAATTACTATTAAACAGATTGAAAAGGCTAATATGGATAATGTAAATATAGGGGACCTTATTCCAACTAGTAATTGGGGAATAGATAGTATGAAAAATGGACTGGACTTTTTCTATGAAAAAGTAAAGAGTTCTCATATGAAGAAGTTAATTGATAGAATGATTTTCTCTAGCGACTATTTTAAAAAGTTTTCCACCCATCCTGCCGCGAGGCAAGTTCATCATAATTTCTATCATGGGCTACTGCAACATACTCTAGAAGTATTAAAGTTTGGTTATACAGTGGCTACTACTAAAAAACTGTCTGAAAGACAAATAGAACGCTTAATTGTTATGACAATGCTTCATGACTGGGCAAAGATTATAGAGTATAAAGCACTTCCAAGTGTTGGTTTTACAGAAGAAGGCACTATGCTAGGTCATATATTTTTAGGTGCTCATACTACTCTAAATGTTATAAATGAAATAGAAGATTTTGATCAAGATGATAAGCTTATTATTTTAAATGGTATTTTATCACATCATGGGCATTTGGAGTTTGGTTCACCAGTACTGCCTAAAACAGTAGAGGCTCAAATTCTACACCAAGCAGATAAAATGTCGGGGGATATTGAAAGTATAATGTCATTTATGACAGATCAAGAAAACGAAGAGGACACATTTACAACTAAGCTATGGAATATGGGAACGGATTATTATAAAAAAGGTATGAAATAG
- a CDS encoding rubrerythrin family protein has protein sequence MNAMTSSNLKSAFGGESMAHMRYLAWGEFAKKERFPNVGNLFIATAYAEQVHAHNHFRELKDQVGDADVTAGAGFGLTTTSENLQGAINGEKHEVEQMYPAFMAVAELQGEKGSLRSFKYAIEAEKTHITLFSAAKAAVDSGVDYDQDTVHVCNVCGHTLAGDLTDSCPVCKVGVNMFKTFATEAVCAEA, from the coding sequence ATGAACGCAATGACATCATCAAACTTAAAATCTGCTTTCGGGGGAGAAAGCATGGCGCATATGCGCTATTTAGCATGGGGAGAATTCGCTAAAAAAGAAAGATTTCCAAATGTAGGAAACTTATTTATAGCTACTGCTTATGCTGAGCAAGTACATGCCCATAACCACTTTAGAGAACTTAAAGATCAAGTAGGAGATGCAGATGTTACTGCTGGTGCAGGTTTTGGATTAACAACTACATCTGAAAACCTTCAAGGTGCTATTAATGGTGAAAAACATGAAGTAGAACAAATGTATCCAGCTTTTATGGCTGTTGCAGAACTACAAGGTGAAAAAGGAAGCTTACGTTCATTTAAATATGCTATTGAAGCTGAAAAAACTCATATTACATTATTCTCAGCTGCTAAAGCTGCTGTAGATAGTGGAGTAGATTATGATCAAGATACAGTTCATGTATGTAATGTTTGTGGTCACACATTAGCAGGTGACTTAACTGATTCATGTCCTGTATGTAAAGTAGGAGTTAATATGTTTAAAACATTCGCAACTGAAGCTGTCTGTGCAGAAGCTTAA
- the nagB gene encoding glucosamine-6-phosphate deaminase, which translates to MKIYIEENYEQVSKRAALIMASQVVLKPDSVLGLATGSTPIGMYEELIAMYKRGEIDFSNVTTFNLDEYYKLPIENENSYYSFMMNTLFNHINVKKENIHLPNGMTESVEEECKNYEEKIKEAGGIDMQLLGIGGNAHIGFNEPAYKLSVDTDIVDLTQKTIKDNSRFFDNEEDVPKKAISMGIGSIMKAKKIILLASGEGKAEAIRDMTNGYINTKVPASILQAHPDVTLIIDKDAAKLIK; encoded by the coding sequence ATGAAGATTTATATAGAAGAAAACTATGAACAAGTCAGTAAGAGAGCGGCCTTAATTATGGCTAGTCAAGTTGTTTTGAAACCAGACAGTGTTCTAGGTTTAGCCACAGGTAGTACTCCAATAGGAATGTATGAAGAATTAATAGCTATGTACAAAAGAGGAGAAATAGATTTTTCTAATGTGACTACATTTAATTTAGATGAATATTATAAACTTCCAATAGAAAATGAAAATAGCTACTATTCATTTATGATGAATACACTATTTAATCATATCAATGTAAAGAAGGAAAATATCCATCTGCCTAATGGAATGACTGAAAGTGTTGAAGAAGAATGTAAAAATTATGAGGAAAAGATTAAAGAAGCAGGCGGTATTGATATGCAGCTGCTAGGTATAGGTGGAAATGCACATATAGGCTTTAATGAGCCTGCATATAAGTTAAGTGTGGATACTGATATAGTTGATTTAACACAAAAAACTATTAAAGATAATAGTAGATTTTTTGATAATGAAGAAGATGTACCTAAAAAAGCTATTTCTATGGGGATTGGTTCAATAATGAAAGCTAAAAAGATAATACTATTAGCCAGTGGAGAAGGCAAAGCTGAAGCCATTAGAGATATGACTAATGGATACATTAATACTAAAGTACCAGCTTCTATTTTACAGGCTCATCCAGACGTTACTTTAATTATTGACAAGGATGCGGCAAAGTTAATTAAATAA
- the nagA gene encoding N-acetylglucosamine-6-phosphate deacetylase — MKALHNGKLILGDSIDEGKVLLFNNKIVEIIDESQLVNRTDLELIDAKGNYISPGFIDIHIHGSGGCDTMDGNIDALNIISKTIIKNGTTSFLPTTMTMDIEDIYNALDVIRQGMNIDMEGAQILGAHMEGPFINAEFKGAQNETYVLSPHIKYLQDYLDVIKIITMAPEVEGGIEFIDRVLEMKEIVLSIGHTNASYEEAMEAIKRGIRHATHTFNAMTPLHHRNPGVVGAIFNSNITCELIADKIHIHPELFKLLMNIKGKDKLILITDAMRAGCMKDGEYDLGGQKVTVNGGSARLENGSLAGSILTINKAIKNFKEATGLPLNEVIQLSTLNPAKLLSVDNVKGSLDIGKDADIIIFDENIEIQKAYVQGEEKYNR, encoded by the coding sequence ATGAAAGCATTGCACAATGGAAAGCTAATATTAGGTGATAGTATTGATGAAGGAAAGGTTTTATTATTTAATAATAAAATAGTAGAAATAATAGATGAAAGTCAACTCGTTAATCGCACTGACTTAGAATTGATTGATGCAAAGGGAAATTACATCTCGCCGGGGTTTATTGATATTCATATACATGGCTCTGGTGGATGCGATACTATGGATGGAAATATAGATGCCCTTAATATAATAAGTAAAACTATTATTAAGAATGGAACAACCTCCTTTTTACCTACAACGATGACTATGGATATAGAAGATATTTATAATGCTTTGGATGTAATTAGACAAGGAATGAATATAGATATGGAAGGAGCACAGATTTTAGGTGCTCATATGGAAGGACCATTTATTAATGCAGAGTTTAAAGGAGCACAAAATGAAACCTATGTATTGTCACCCCATATCAAGTATTTACAAGACTATTTAGATGTTATAAAAATTATTACAATGGCTCCTGAGGTTGAGGGTGGAATAGAGTTCATAGATAGAGTATTAGAGATGAAAGAAATTGTTTTATCCATTGGGCATACTAATGCTAGTTATGAAGAAGCAATGGAAGCCATAAAGAGAGGAATACGCCATGCTACCCATACCTTTAATGCAATGACTCCATTGCATCACAGAAATCCAGGAGTTGTTGGAGCAATATTCAATAGCAATATTACTTGTGAATTGATTGCTGATAAGATTCATATTCATCCCGAATTGTTTAAGCTTCTAATGAATATAAAGGGTAAGGATAAATTGATTTTAATTACAGATGCTATGAGAGCAGGTTGTATGAAGGATGGAGAGTATGATTTGGGTGGACAAAAAGTTACTGTTAATGGCGGCAGTGCAAGGCTTGAAAATGGTAGTTTAGCAGGGAGTATTTTAACAATAAATAAGGCTATTAAAAACTTTAAAGAGGCTACTGGATTACCTTTAAATGAAGTTATACAGTTATCAACCCTAAATCCAGCTAAACTATTAAGTGTAGATAATGTTAAAGGGAGCTTAGATATAGGAAAAGATGCTGATATTATTATATTTGATGAAAATATAGAAATACAAAAAGCTTATGTACAAGGAGAAGAAAAATATAATAGGTAA
- a CDS encoding MurR/RpiR family transcriptional regulator, whose protein sequence is MREVFNELTPSEKKIANYIFNNSENVSKLSTGELAEVSKTSAASITRFARKLGFDGFQELKIDIAKSVAINGNTGDDSVYEAVRIHDNTREIIQKIALGNIKAIEETVSVIDEEAISKSITAINMAKKINIYGVGASGLVGLDLQYKLMRINKQANMFLDSHTQLASAIHIKKGDVAIGISHSGRTLEVYKALEAAKKQGAITISITKYGKHPISDLADINIYTASVEKHLRTGAIASRIAQLTVVDILFIGVAKDNFGEITRYLQHTREIVDDLKL, encoded by the coding sequence ATGAGGGAAGTATTTAATGAATTAACACCATCGGAGAAAAAAATTGCTAATTATATATTCAACAATAGTGAAAATGTTTCAAAATTATCTACTGGAGAATTAGCTGAGGTATCCAAGACTAGTGCTGCTAGTATTACTAGGTTTGCCCGAAAACTAGGGTTTGATGGTTTTCAAGAGCTCAAAATAGATATAGCAAAGTCTGTAGCTATAAATGGAAATACTGGAGATGACAGTGTATACGAGGCAGTAAGGATCCATGATAATACTAGAGAAATAATACAAAAAATTGCACTAGGTAATATAAAGGCAATAGAGGAAACTGTAAGTGTAATAGATGAGGAAGCAATTTCTAAATCTATTACAGCTATAAATATGGCTAAAAAAATAAATATATATGGAGTGGGTGCATCCGGACTAGTAGGTTTAGATTTACAATACAAACTTATGAGAATTAATAAACAGGCAAATATGTTTTTAGACAGTCATACTCAATTAGCATCAGCTATTCATATAAAGAAAGGTGATGTTGCTATTGGTATTTCTCATAGTGGAAGAACATTAGAAGTATATAAGGCATTAGAAGCAGCAAAAAAACAAGGTGCAATAACTATTTCTATTACTAAGTACGGTAAACATCCTATTAGTGACTTGGCAGATATTAATATATATACTGCCAGTGTAGAAAAACATTTACGAACTGGTGCAATTGCTTCTAGAATTGCCCAGCTAACAGTAGTAGATATATTATTTATAGGTGTTGCTAAGGATAATTTTGGGGAAATTACAAGATATCTACAACACACCCGTGAAATTGTGGATGATCTTAAGCTATAG
- a CDS encoding DUF871 domain-containing protein — MIGISIYNGMNSTLEENLKYMELASSYGIKKVFTSFHIPESNNNVYEEFNEILDKSKELGMELIIDISKGYMDKIDIEKYSIHALRLDFGFTIEEVANLSNTLLFKVQLNASTVSEEYLNQLIELKANLKNMEVCHNYYPRRDTGISYELMLERNRVFKSHGMNVMAFIPSQVGKRGPIYEGLPTIESHRDIDPIISTQHLLKGYVDEVLIGDPFASKEELERLSKIKSDIITLPIRLFGKLSSSEEEILKGIHTNRMDPGEFVIRSQEARIKKKSVIDPRNTIEREKYCVTIDNKGYLRYEGELQILKKDMKRDERINVVGDCKNAGLLIDLIKPGDSFEFTIIE, encoded by the coding sequence ATGATAGGAATTTCAATTTACAATGGAATGAACTCTACATTGGAAGAAAACTTAAAATATATGGAATTAGCTAGTAGCTATGGAATTAAAAAAGTATTTACATCCTTTCATATTCCAGAATCTAATAATAATGTATACGAAGAATTTAATGAGATACTAGACAAGTCAAAAGAACTAGGAATGGAGCTAATAATTGATATATCTAAGGGTTATATGGATAAAATAGATATAGAAAAATACTCTATACATGCTCTAAGATTGGATTTCGGATTTACTATTGAAGAAGTAGCTAATCTTTCAAATACACTTCTATTTAAAGTACAGCTTAATGCTAGTACTGTTTCAGAAGAGTATTTAAATCAATTAATAGAGCTTAAGGCTAATCTTAAAAATATGGAGGTTTGTCACAATTATTATCCTAGAAGAGATACTGGTATTTCTTATGAACTAATGCTTGAGCGCAATAGAGTGTTTAAATCTCATGGCATGAATGTAATGGCCTTTATTCCATCTCAAGTAGGAAAAAGAGGCCCTATATATGAAGGGCTACCGACTATAGAATCCCATAGAGATATTGATCCTATCATATCGACTCAGCATTTATTGAAAGGATATGTAGATGAGGTTTTAATAGGTGATCCATTTGCATCTAAAGAAGAGCTAGAGAGATTATCCAAAATTAAAAGCGATATAATAACTCTACCAATAAGACTATTTGGAAAATTATCATCATCAGAAGAAGAAATATTAAAAGGTATTCATACTAATAGAATGGACCCTGGCGAATTTGTTATCCGCTCTCAAGAAGCTAGAATTAAGAAAAAGTCTGTAATTGATCCAAGAAATACAATAGAGAGAGAGAAATACTGTGTTACTATAGATAATAAAGGTTATTTAAGATATGAAGGAGAATTGCAAATTCTGAAGAAAGATATGAAAAGAGATGAAAGAATAAATGTTGTAGGTGATTGTAAGAATGCAGGACTACTCATTGATTTAATTAAGCCAGGGGATAGCTTTGAATTCACAATCATAGAGTAA
- a CDS encoding PTS transporter subunit EIIC — protein MSSKAPNKIDILSRSIINEVGGGSNIKTAVNCMTRLRMTLKDESKVNLDALKAVEGVMGVVKSDGQLQVIVGPGTATKVAEEVRKIAGVSENIKFGEADKVKSEMKSKYGSSLSGPLKKISNIFIPLIPAFIGSGLIMGINNLITKWEWVQPGTLTALLGIFGNAVFAYMAIMVGMNAAKEFGGSPALGGVMAGILLAPGLADVELFGKALVPGRGGIIAVLLVVAFSSFIEKKLRKSIPESLELIFTPLLTILISGFVAMIVLQPLGGMISDGIGNVVTSAIETGGPVVGALLAGTFLPLVMTGLHQGLTPIHADLITKLGVNTLLPILAMAGAGQVGAAFAVYVKTKNERLKRTVKSALPVGILGIREPLIYGVTLPLGRPFLGACIGAAFGGAFNAMFKVGSISMGLSGLPLATLITPNKIVFYLLGVVIAYVAGFIATSLLGFEDPVE, from the coding sequence ATGAGTAGTAAAGCTCCAAACAAAATTGATATTCTTTCTAGAAGTATTATCAACGAGGTAGGTGGAGGTAGTAACATTAAAACTGCAGTAAATTGTATGACAAGATTAAGAATGACCTTAAAGGATGAAAGCAAGGTTAATCTGGATGCTCTAAAAGCTGTGGAAGGTGTTATGGGGGTAGTAAAATCTGATGGGCAACTACAAGTAATTGTAGGTCCAGGAACAGCAACTAAAGTTGCTGAAGAAGTAAGAAAAATTGCTGGTGTATCAGAAAATATCAAGTTTGGCGAAGCTGACAAAGTAAAGAGTGAAATGAAATCTAAATATGGAAGTTCATTAAGTGGACCATTAAAGAAGATTTCTAATATTTTTATTCCTCTTATTCCTGCTTTTATAGGCTCTGGTTTGATTATGGGTATTAATAACCTAATTACAAAGTGGGAATGGGTACAACCAGGAACATTAACCGCCCTATTAGGTATATTTGGTAATGCAGTATTTGCTTATATGGCTATAATGGTTGGTATGAATGCTGCAAAAGAATTTGGTGGTTCTCCAGCTCTAGGTGGAGTTATGGCTGGTATTCTTCTTGCACCAGGCTTAGCAGATGTTGAACTTTTTGGTAAGGCACTAGTACCTGGTAGAGGTGGAATCATTGCAGTTTTATTAGTAGTTGCATTTTCATCTTTTATAGAAAAGAAATTAAGAAAATCTATACCGGAATCATTAGAATTAATATTTACACCTCTTTTAACTATACTAATTTCTGGCTTTGTTGCAATGATAGTACTCCAACCTTTAGGAGGAATGATTTCAGATGGTATAGGTAATGTTGTTACAAGTGCCATAGAAACAGGTGGACCTGTTGTTGGAGCTCTTTTAGCTGGTACTTTCTTGCCACTTGTAATGACAGGACTACACCAAGGATTAACACCAATACATGCAGATTTAATTACTAAGCTTGGTGTAAACACACTTCTTCCTATATTAGCTATGGCAGGGGCAGGCCAAGTAGGAGCAGCTTTTGCAGTATATGTGAAAACTAAAAATGAGAGATTAAAGAGAACAGTAAAAAGTGCTTTACCTGTTGGTATTTTAGGAATAAGAGAACCTTTAATATATGGTGTTACCTTACCTTTAGGAAGACCATTCCTTGGAGCTTGTATAGGAGCCGCATTTGGTGGAGCATTTAATGCAATGTTTAAAGTTGGATCTATTAGTATGGGATTATCAGGTCTCCCTTTAGCAACTTTAATAACTCCAAATAAAATTGTATTCTATCTTCTAGGTGTTGTAATAGCTTATGTAGCAGGATTTATTGCAACTTCTTTATTAGGTTTTGAAGATCCAGTTGAGTAA